One window of the Sander lucioperca isolate FBNREF2018 chromosome 5, SLUC_FBN_1.2, whole genome shotgun sequence genome contains the following:
- the LOC116050851 gene encoding extracellular calcium-sensing receptor-like encodes MFDCLYVMLLFVLLVGAFGAEEDTALCEILGSPEFPLLSKEGDITIGGVFSIHSQISSPPLTFTDAPEPLKCSRINFREFRFAQTMMFAIEEINNSSSLLPNISIGYKIFDGCGSNLPSTRAVMGLINGPERTLEKTCSSHLSVHAIVGASESSSAIAMLQISGIFQIPVISHFATCACLSNKKEYPSFFRTIPSDYHQSRALAKLVKHFGWTWVGAVRSDNDYGNNGMATFITAASQEGVCIEYSEAISRTDPSEQVTRVVRVIQSGSARVLVAFLAQGEMEILLEEALKQNLTGLQWVGSESWITAGHLATKGYSRILTGSLGFTIRKSKITGLREFLLQVNPSQDPYNNLLREFWEATFGCSLQSSPHGQTQCSGSERLQDIKNPFTDVSELRISNNVYKAVYAVAYAMHNMLKCGQSGEAVNHPCIWKDALESKQVVKHLQDVNFTLQSGERVYFDENGDPTATYELVNWQRNQAGDIVFVAIGSYDASLPNGKQFTMIGINTTWAAESLERPQSVCSESCLPGFRQAVIKGKPICCFSCIACAAGEISNFSNSAECSRCQLEYWSNEDHSQCVPKVIEFLSYGETMGVLLTAFSLFGASLTLVVSCVFFWFRHTPLVKASNFELSFLLLFSLTLCFLCSLTFIGRPSEWSCMLRHTAFGITFALCMSCILAKTIAVVIAFKAKRPANTVPQCSAPFQRTSVLSCTLLQVLVCLLWLTLAPPFPYKNTAHATERIILECDLGSPIGFWAVLGYIGLLAVLCFILAFLARKLPDNFNEAKFITFSMLIFCAVWVTFIPAYVSSPGKFTVAVEIFAILASSFGLLFCIFAPKCYILLLKPEKNTKKHMMGRN; translated from the exons ATGTTTGACTGCCTCTATGTAATGTTACTGTTTGTGCTTCTTGTGGGAGCCTTTGGAGCAGAGGAAGACACTGCACTCTGTGAGATACTGGGGAGCCCAGAGTTTCCTCTGTTATCTAAGGAAGGAGATATCACTATTGGAGGAGTTTTCTCCATCCATAGCCAAATATCAAGTCCTCCGCTCACCTTCACAGATGCTCCAGAACCTCTCAAATGCTCCAG GATAAATTTTAGGGAATTTCGTTTTGCCCAAACAATGATGTTTGCCATTGAGGAGATCAACAATAGCAGCTCCCTGCTGCCCAATATTTCAATTGGTTATAAGATATTTGACGGCTGTGGTTCAAATCTGCCTTCAACACGTGCAGTGATGGGTCTAATAAATGGGCCAGAAAGGACTTTGGAAAAAACCTGCTCCAGCCATTTATCTGTTCATGCGATCGTCGGAGCCTCTGAGTCCTCCTCAGCCATTGCGATGCTACAAATTTCAGGGATTTTCCAAATACCAGTG aTCAGCCACTTTGCCACTTGTGCTTGTCTGAGTAACAAAAAGGAGTACCCCTCCTTCTTCAGAACCATCCCTAGTGACTACCATCAGAGCAGAGCCTTGGCAAAACTGGTAAAGCACTTTGGCTGGACATGGGTTGGGGCAGTTAGAAGTGACAATGATTATGGTAACAATGGCATGGCAACATTTATCACAGCTGCGAGTCAGGAAGGGGTTTGTATTGAGTACTCAGAGGCCATCTCAAGGACTGATCCAAGTGAGCAGGTTACCAGGGTAGTCAGAGTTATCCAAAGCGGCAGTGCCAGGGTATTAGTTGCGTTCCTGGCCCAGGGCGAGATGGAAATTCTGCTTGAGGAAGCTCTGAAGCAGAACTTGACTGGGCTGCAGTGGGTGGGCAGTGAGTCCTGGATTACAGCAGGTCATCTGGCCACTAAAGGGTACTCAAGAATTCTGACAGGGTCTCTGGGCTTCACCATCAGAAAATCAAAGATCACAGGCCTGCGAGAGTTTCTTTTGCAGGTTAACCCAAGTCAAGACCCTTATAATAATCTGCTGCGAGAGTTCTGGGAAGCCACATTTGGTTGCAGTTTGCAATCCAGTCCGCATGGTCAGACCCAGTGCTCTGGCAGTGAGAGACTACAGGACATCAAAAATCCTTTCACAGATGTGTCAGAGCTAAGGATATCTAACAATGTGTATAAGGCTGTGTATGCTGTGGCTTATGCCATGCATAACATGTTAAAATGTGGACAAAGTGGCGAAGCGGTGAATCACCCGTGTATCTGGAAAGATGCTTTAGAGTCAAAACAG GTTGTGAAACACCTCCAAGATGTGAATTTCACTCTTCAGTCAGGAGAAAGAGTGTACTTTGATGAAAATGGAGACCCTACAGCGACGTATGAGCTGGTGAACTGGCAGAGAAACCAAGCAGGAGATATTGTGTTTGTGGCTATAGGGAGCTACGACGCCTCACTACCAAATGGAAAGCAGTTTACCATGATCGGAATAAACACTACATGGGCTGCCGAATCCCTGGAG AGGCCACAGTCTGTCTGCAGTGAAAGTTGTCTGCCAGGTTTCCGGCAGGCTGTGATTAAAGGCAAACCCATCTGCTGTTTCTCCTGTATCGCCTGTGCTGCTGGGGAGATAAGCAACTTCAGCA ATTCTGCCGAGTGCTCACGGTGTCAACTGGAGTACTGGTCAAATGAAGACCACAGCCAATGTGTTCCAAAGGTGATCGAGTTCCTATCTTATGGAGAAACCATGGGCGTCCTGCTCACTGCTTTCTCATTGTTTGGAGCAAGTTTAACACTGGTGGTGTCATGTGTCTTCTTTTGGTTTCGTCACACACCTCTTGTCAAAGCCAGTAACTTTGAGCTGAGCTTCCTGCTGCTCTTCTCCTTGactctgtgtttcctgtgttctCTGACGTTCATAGGCCGGCCCTCTGAGTGGTCCTGCATGCTGCGACACACGGCATTCGGCATCACCTTTGCCTTGTGCATGTCTTGTATCTTGGCTAAAACCATAGCAGTGGTGATTGCCTTTAAGGCGAAAAGGCCAGCAAACACAGTTCCTCAGTGTTCTGCGCCGTTTCAGAGAACAAGTGTTCTTAGCTGTACTTTACTGCAGGTGTTAGTCTGTTTGCTGTGGTTGACTCTTGCCCCGCCATTTCCCTACAAAAATACAGCTCATGCCACTGAAAGGATTATTCTAGAATGTGATTTAGGTTCACCTATAGGGTTCTGGGCTGTGCTGGGGTACATAGGACTCCTGGCTGTGCTATGCTTCATCCTTGCTTTTCTGGCTCGAAAGCTGCCTGATAATTTCAATGAAGCTAAGTTCATCACCTTCAGCATGCTGATATTCTGTGCAGTTTGGGTCACTTTTATCCCAGCGTATGTCAGCTCTCCTGGGAAGTTCACTGTAGCTGTGGAGATATTTGCCATTCTGGCCTCTAGCTTTGGGTTGCTCTTCTGTATATTTGCGCCGAAATGTTATATTTTACTGTTAAAACCAGAGAAAAATACTAAAAAACATATGATGGGGAGAAACTAA
- the LOC116050787 gene encoding extracellular calcium-sensing receptor-like, giving the protein MLGGIFSFHSSWINRQDTYRHKPLPLECTSFNFRDLQYAQAMLFAIEEINNSTDILPGISLGYKIYDVCGSIARSVRVALALANGNQILSAPFEAPCTRPAQVQAIMGETSSSPCMAVATVIGPFHIPMISHFATCACLSDKIKYPSFLRTIPSDYYQSRALAQLVWHFGWTWVGAIRSNEDYGNNGMAIFTETAQHLGICLEYSVSFFRTDPPDKIQKIIDIIKASTSKVIVTFLSHMDIDIIISEMSNHNLTGYQWVGTEAWISDSHTAVMDKNHILDGAIGLSIPKAHVSGMREFMLDVKPLNSSSNEMFSEFWETLFSCKFKQSKSSAGNQRECTGHEDLTGVQNSFIDMSLMPIFYNVYKGVYAVAHALHNILSCNKTCNNKVQLDPFTILQHIKMIQFKTKEGDEVYFNENGDPAAKYEIINWQPTEHGIVDFVTVGLYDASLPADKQLNLQNKSVIWAQNSQQVPLSVCSEKCPPGTRKVLQKGKPVCCYDCLTCAEGEISNITDSITCVRCHPEFWSNERRDACVKKEAEFLSYEEIMGSLLTAASLVGTCITAVVAFIFFRYRKTPIVRANNSELSFLLLFALTLCFLCSLTFIGRPSEWSCMLRHTAFGITFVLCISCVLGKTIVVLMAFRATLPGSNVMKWFGPAQQKLSVVGFTVIQVIICILWLTISPPFPFKNLKIFKDKIILECALGSAVGFWAVLGYIGLLAMLCFILAFLARKLPDNFNEAKFITFSMLIFCAVWITFIPAYVSSPGKFSVAVEIFAILASSFGLLFCIFIPKCYIILLKPEKNTKKNIMGKGVPK; this is encoded by the exons ATGTTGGGGGGAATCTTCTCTTTCCACAGCAGCTGGATAAACAGACAGGACACCTACAGGCACAAACCCCTGCCACTGGAATGCACCAg TTTCAATTTCAGAGATTTACAGTATGCCCAGGCTATGCTCTTTGCCATAGAGGAGATTAATAACAGCACAGACATACTGCCTGGTATCTCTCTGGGCTATAAGATCTATGATGTCTGTGGCTCCATTGCCAGAAGTGTGAGGGTTGCACTGGCCTTGGCCAATGGTAATCAGATATTATCTGCACCCTTCGAGGCACCATGTACCAGACCTGCACAAGTGCAGGCCATTATGGGAGAgacctcttcctctccttgcaTGGCTGTAGCTACTGTCATCGGACCCTTTCACATCCCAATG aTCAGTCACTTTGCTACCTGTGCTTGTCTGAGCGATAAAATCAAGTACCCATCCTTTCTCAGAACAATACCCAGTGATTACTACCAGAGCAGAGCCCTGGCCCAGTTGGTGTGGCACTTTGGTTGGACTTGGGTTGGAGCTATTAGATCAAATGAGGATTATGGCAATAATGGCATGGCTATATTCACAGAAACTGCCCAGCATCTGGGCATCTGTCTGGAGTACTCTGTATCTTTCTTTAGAACAGATCCACCTGACAAAATACAAAAGATAATTGACATCATCAAGGCTTCCACTTCCAAGGTGATAGTCACTTTTCTCTCCCACATggatattgatataataataTCTGAGATGTCTAACCACAACTTGACTGGGTACCAGTGGGTAGGCACTGAGGCCTGGATCTCTGATTCCCACACTGCAGTGATGGATAAGAATCACATTCTAGATGGTGCCATAGGCCTGTCCATCCCCAAAGCACATGTCAGTGGTATGAGAGAGTTCATGTTGGATGTGAAGCCACTTAATTCATCTAgtaatgaaatgttttcagaGTTTTGGGAGACATTATTTAGCTGTAAGTTCAAACAGTCAAAATCTTCAGCAGGGAATCAGAGAGAATGTACTGGCCATGAAGATCTGACTGGAGTGCAAAACAGCTTCATTGATATGTCGCTCATGCCTATCTTTTACAATGTCTATAAAGGAGTGTATGCTGTGGCCCACGCACTTCATAATATTCTCAGCTGTAACAAAACCTGTAACAACAAGGTGCAGCTAGATCCATTTACG ATTTTACAGCACATAAAAATGATTCAGTTCAAAACTAAGGAAGGAGATGAGGTTTACTTTAATGAGAATGGAGACCCAGCAGCAAAGTATGAAATTATAAACTGGCAGCCAACAGAACATGGTATTGTGGACTTTGTCACAGTTGGTCTTTATGATGCGTCTTTACCTGCAGACAAACAGCTGAATCTGCAAAATAAGTCTGTAATTTGGGCACAGAACTCACAACAG gTGCCTTTGTCAGTTTGCAGTGAGAAATGTCCTCCAGGAACTCGCAAGGTTCTCCAGAAAGGAAAGCCTGTCTGCTGCTATGACTGTTTAACATGCGCAGAAGGAGAAATAAGCAACATTACAG ATTCTATCACATGTGTGCGATGTCACCCTGAGTTCTGGTCAAATGAGAGAAGAGACGCTTGTGTGAAGAAGGAGGCAGAGTTTCTATCATATGAAGAGATTATGGGATCGCTGCTCACTGCCGCATCCTTAGTTGGAACATGCATCACTGCTGTTGTAGCATTCATTTTCTTCAGATACAGGAAAACTCCTATTGTCAGGGCCAACAACTCTGAGCTGAGCTTCCTGCTTCTTTTCGCCCTCactctgtgtttcctgtgttctCTGACGTTCATAGGCCGGCCCTCTGAGTGGTCCTGCATGCTGCGACACACAGCATTCGGCATCACCTTTGTCCTCTGTATCTCTTGTGTTCTGGGGAAAACTATAGTGGTGTTGATGGCCTTCAGGGCCACACTTCCAGGTAGTAATGTCATGAAATGGTTTGGGCCTGCACAGCAGAAACTCAGTGTTGTGGGCTTCACTGTTATACAAGTTATCATATGTATCCTCTGGTTAACAATTTCTCCTCCTTTTCCATTTAAGAATCTTAAGATATTCAAGGACAAAATCATCTTAGAGTGTGCTCTGGGCTCAGCTGTTGGTTTTTGGGCTGTACTTGGGTACATAGGACTTCTGGCCATGTTATGTTTCATTCTTGCTTTTCTGGCCCGGAAACTGCCTGATAATTTTAATGAAGCCAAATTCATCACCTTTAGCATGCTGATATTCTGCGCAGTATGGATCACTTTTATCCCAGCGTATGTCAGCTCTCCTGGGAAGTTCAGTGTTGCTGTAGAGATATTTGCTATTCTGGCCTCCAGTTTTGGACTGCTCTTTTGTATTTTCATTCCAAAATGTTATATTATCTTACTGAAACCAGAGAAGAATACAAAAAAGAATATAATGGGGAAGGGGGTACCAAAATAA
- the LOC116050789 gene encoding extracellular calcium-sensing receptor-like has product MIFAIEEINNSSDLLPGVTLGYRIFDSCPSIPLSISASLNLMNRYDSGEGSCSKLSNVHAVIGETTSTSTIGIARTMGPFHIPVISHSATCACLSNRRDYPSFFRTIPSDFYQSKALAKLVKYFGWTWVGAIRTNSDYGNGGMATFLEAAEREGVCVEYSVAIYRTDPRKWFLEVVDMIKKSTSKVIVAFADGTDLDILFKELHAQNVTGLQWVGSEGWITYRYIASPVNYAVVQGAVGFAALNAHIPGLQEFLANSRPSTTPGDQGLVELWETVFGCTLTPQAETQAQVSVAACTGKESLWNTNTRFTDVSDASLLNNVYKATYAVAHALDVLFTCKNGQGPFENNTCADRENVQSWQVLHYLTQVNFTTKMGENVFFNEFGDPVARYALVNWQIDEAGYIVFETIGFYDASQPEGRQFEMKADVQAIWAGDILEVPRSVCSKSCLPGTRRAFVKGKPICCFDCITCADGEFSNSTNAVKCDKCHPEYKPNEERNNCDLKAIEFLTYRELMGTLLVTFSVFGACLAMTIALIFFHYRQTPIVRANNSELSFLLLFSLTLCFLCSLTFIGRPSEWSCMLRHTAFGITFVLCISCVLGRTIVVLMAFKATLPGSNVMKWFGPTQQRLSVLTFTLIQVLICTLWLTSNPPFPFRNMKHYEETIILECALGSPLGFWAVLGYIGLLAMLCFVLAFLARKLPDNFNEAKFITFSMLIFCAVWITFIPAYASSPGKFTVAVEIFAILASSYGMLFCIFLPKCYIILLKPENNTRKHMLCKVTPRTL; this is encoded by the exons ATGATATTTGCCATAGAGGAGATCAACAACAGCTCAGATCTGCTGCCCGGAGTGACACTGGGTTACAGGATCTTTGACTCCTGTCCCAGTATCCCTTTGTCCATCAGTGCATCGCTTAACCTAATGAATAGGTATGACAGCGGTGAAGGCAGCTGTAGTAAACTGTCAAATGTGCATGCTGTCATAGGGGAAACAACATCCACCTCTACAATAGGTATTGCACGCACCATGGGACCCTTCCATATACCTGTG ATCAGTCATTCAGCCACATGTGCATGTCTCAGCAACAGAAGAGACTATCCCTCTTTCTTCAGAACCATACCTAGTGACTTTTACCAAAGCAAAGCCCTAGCAAAGCTTGTGAAATACTTTGGCTGGACCTGGGTAGGGGCTATCAGAACTAATAGTGACTATGGGAATGGTGGCATGGCCACATTCTTGGAAGCAGCAGAaagggaaggtgtgtgtgttgagtacTCAGTGGCTATATACAGAACTGATCCCAGGAAATGGTTCTTAGAGGTGGTTGACATGATAAAGAAATCCACCTCTAAGGTAATAGTGGCATTTGCTGATGGCACAGACCTTGACATACTTTTTAAGGAGCTTCATGCTCAGAATGTGACAGGCCTGCAGTGGGTGGGCAGTGAGGGCTGGATCACTTATCGCTATATCGCCTCGCCAGTAAACTACGCTGTGGTGCAGGGGGCAGTGGGCTTTGCAGCACTAAATGCTCATATCCCTGGACTGCAGGAGTTCCTGGCTAACAGCAGGCCCTCCACCACACCTGGAGACCAAGGACTGGTGGAGCTTTGGGAGACTGTGTTTGGCTGCACCCTGACTCCCCAAGCAGAGACTCAAGCTCAGGTTTCAGTCGCAGCCTGCACTGGGAAGGAGTCTCTGTGGAACACAAACACGCGTTTCACAGATGTTTCAGATGCCAGTTTGCTAAATAATGTTTACAAGGCCACATACGCTGTCGCTCATGCATTGGACGTGTTGTTTACCTGCAAAAACGGACAGGGGCCTTTTGAGAACAACACTTGTGCTGATAGAGAAAATGTCCAATCATGGCAG GTGCTGCATTACCTGACACAGGTCAATTTCACTACTAAGATGGGTGAAAATGTGTTCTTTAATGAGTTTGGTGACCCTGTGGCTCGTTATGCACTGGTAAACTGGCAAATTGATGAGGCAGGTTACATAGTCTTTGAAACTATTGGTTTCTATGATGCCTCCCAGCCTGAGGGTCGGCAGTTTGAGATGAAAGCAGATGTGCAAGCCATCTGGGCAGGTGACATTCTTGAA GTACCAAGGTCTGTTTGCAGTAAGAGCTGTTTGCCAGGGACCCGTCGGGCTTTTGTCAAGGGCAAGCCTATCTGCTGTTTTGATTGCATTACCTGTGCTGACGGGGAGTTCAGCAATAGTACAA ATGCAGTGAAATGTGACAAATGCCATCCCGAGTACAAGCCCAATGAAGAGAGGAATAACTGTGACTTGAAAGCTATTGAATTCCTCACCTACAGGGAATTGATGGGTACACTGTTGGTCACCTTTTCTGTCTTCGGTGCTTGCCTGGCGATGACTATTGCCCTGATATTTTTCCACTACAGACAGACTCCGATTGTTAGGGCCAACAACTCTGAGCTGAGCTTCCTGCTGCTCTTCTCCTTGactctgtgtttcctgtgttctCTGACCTTCATAGGCCGGCCCTCGGAGTGGTCCTGCATGCTGCGACACACAGCATTCGGCATCACCTTTGTCCTCTGTATCTCTTGTGTTCTGGGAAGAACAATAGTTGTATTAATGGCCTTTAAAGCGACACTTCCAGGCAGCAATGTGATGAAATGGTTTGGGCCTACACAGCAGAGACTCAGTGTTCTGACTTTCACTCTTATACAGGTTTTAATTTGCACACTTTGGCTGACAAGCAACCCTCCATTTCCCttcagaaatatgaaacattaTGAAGAGACAATTATTCTTGAGTGTGCCCTGGGGTCACCTCTAGGGTTCTGGGCTGTGTTAGGATACATTGGGCTCTTAGCTATGTTATGTTTTGTGCTGGCTTTTCTGGCTCGAAAGCTGCCTGATAATTTCAATGAAGCCAAATTTATCACTTTTAGCATGTTGATATTCTGTGCAGTCTGGATCACCTTTATCCCAGCATATGCCAGCTCTCCTGGGAAGTTCACTGTGGCTGTGGAGATATTTGCCATTCTAGCTTCAAGTTATGGAATgctcttttgtatttttttgcccAAGTGCTACATCATTTTATTAAAGCCTGAGAACAATACAAGGAAACATATGTTGTGTAAAGTGACTCCAAGAACACTTTGA